Proteins encoded by one window of Maliibacterium massiliense:
- a CDS encoding EFR1 family ferrodoxin (N-terminal region resembles flavodoxins. C-terminal ferrodoxin region binds two 4Fe-4S clusters.): MVLYFSGTGNSQFVVSQIAKLLQDDDVISINRYLKAGGETTLASKRPLLFVAPTYCWRLPRVVVRWIMRTTFKGSQSAYFILTCGGSCGNAAHYARRLCAKKNLRFCGLAPIVMPENYQALFSTPSQAQCQAIIQHAAPRIAAVAEQIRAGARLDTPPVSMLGKLQSGPVNPLFYALFVHDRGFRVSESCVSCGKCARRCPMNNIDLPKGRPIWKGNCTHCMACIAGCPTGAIAYKDRSAGRHRHYMMDDALCWEVETRSDAE, translated from the coding sequence ATGGTTTTGTACTTTAGCGGCACCGGCAACAGCCAGTTTGTGGTAAGCCAAATCGCAAAGCTGTTGCAGGATGATGACGTTATATCCATCAACCGGTATTTGAAGGCGGGCGGGGAGACGACCCTAGCGTCAAAGCGCCCGCTGCTGTTTGTGGCGCCGACGTATTGCTGGCGCCTGCCCAGGGTGGTGGTGCGCTGGATCATGCGCACCACCTTCAAAGGTAGCCAAAGCGCCTATTTTATTCTGACCTGCGGCGGAAGCTGTGGCAACGCCGCCCATTACGCGCGGCGGCTGTGCGCAAAAAAGAACTTGCGCTTCTGCGGGCTTGCCCCCATCGTCATGCCGGAAAACTACCAGGCGCTGTTTTCGACGCCCAGTCAGGCGCAGTGCCAGGCGATCATACAACATGCAGCGCCGCGCATCGCAGCGGTTGCGGAGCAGATTCGCGCGGGCGCACGCTTGGACACGCCGCCGGTTTCCATGCTGGGCAAGCTGCAGAGCGGTCCGGTCAACCCGCTTTTTTACGCGCTTTTTGTGCACGACAGGGGTTTTCGGGTTTCGGAAAGCTGCGTGTCCTGCGGAAAATGTGCCAGAAGATGCCCGATGAACAACATCGACCTGCCAAAAGGCAGGCCGATATGGAAGGGGAACTGCACGCACTGCATGGCGTGCATCGCAGGCTGCCCCACCGGGGCGATTGCATATAAAGACAGGTCAGCGGGCAGGCATCGCCACTATATGATGGATGACGCGCTGTGCTGGGAAGTGGAGACGCGCAGCGATGCGGAATGA
- a CDS encoding radical SAM mobile pair protein B gives MGAIIQNVDVKGILTKSNLPVSDFSVNPYVGCTHACKYCYASFMKRFTNHPEPWGAFVDVKHWPQIKNAQRYAGKELFIGSVTDPYQPLEATYGRTRALLEQMQGSGCKISIATKSDLVVRDLDLIKTFPDARVSWSINTLDEAFQRDMDDAVSIARRLQAMKTFHDAGVRTTCFISPIFPGITDVPAIIRRAKDQCNLVWLENLNLRGSYKSAILAYIAEKNPSLVPLYEAIYQQKDRSYWAALDAQLRQFAQEQGLCYVRDDDSIKRPFEAPPIVVNYFFHEQIIPSVKKGQ, from the coding sequence ATGGGGGCTATCATACAAAACGTGGATGTAAAAGGTATCTTGACAAAATCCAACCTGCCGGTCAGCGACTTTTCTGTTAACCCCTATGTAGGCTGCACCCATGCCTGTAAATACTGCTACGCTTCATTTATGAAACGGTTTACCAATCATCCGGAGCCGTGGGGCGCGTTTGTGGACGTGAAGCATTGGCCGCAGATAAAAAATGCGCAGCGGTATGCGGGCAAGGAACTGTTCATTGGTTCGGTCACCGATCCCTACCAGCCGCTTGAGGCAACCTACGGACGTACAAGGGCGCTGTTAGAGCAGATGCAGGGAAGCGGCTGCAAGATCAGCATCGCCACCAAATCCGATTTGGTGGTGCGCGATCTGGATTTGATCAAAACATTTCCCGACGCGCGGGTGTCCTGGTCCATCAATACGCTGGATGAGGCGTTTCAAAGGGACATGGACGACGCTGTGAGCATTGCGCGGCGGCTGCAGGCTATGAAGACGTTCCATGACGCGGGCGTGCGGACCACCTGCTTTATCTCGCCCATCTTTCCCGGCATTACGGACGTGCCTGCCATTATTCGGCGCGCGAAGGATCAGTGCAACCTGGTGTGGCTGGAGAATTTGAATCTGCGCGGCAGCTACAAGTCGGCCATTTTGGCCTATATCGCGGAGAAAAATCCATCGCTTGTGCCGCTTTACGAGGCGATCTACCAGCAGAAGGACAGGAGCTATTGGGCCGCGCTGGATGCGCAGTTGCGCCAGTTTGCGCAGGAGCAAGGCCTCTGCTACGTGCGCGACGATGATTCCATCAAGCGGCCCTTTGAGGCCCCGCCCATTGTCGTCAATTATTTTTTCCACGAGCAAATCATCCCCTCCGTAAAAAAAGGGCAGTAA
- a CDS encoding TetR/AcrR family transcriptional regulator → MDKRKQANQRVKDRLLDALIAFAGKKEWSQLTVTELIQKAGVARASFYRNFSSVEDIINYGIAQMAQRYHAEKPYTDEAFHSREAMLYKFQFYKRYADLVLAFHHAKVSTTLLDVITDCEIDACGDMSIHAISRYGLYYFSGAFYNMMLCWLQGGARETSEAMADAFLAFASSPQSRHALRDTP, encoded by the coding sequence ATGGACAAGAGAAAACAGGCCAACCAAAGGGTGAAAGACCGCCTGCTGGACGCGCTGATCGCGTTTGCAGGGAAAAAAGAGTGGTCTCAGCTGACGGTGACGGAGCTGATCCAAAAAGCCGGCGTCGCCCGCGCATCCTTTTACCGCAATTTTTCATCTGTGGAGGACATCATCAATTATGGCATTGCGCAGATGGCGCAGCGCTATCATGCAGAAAAACCGTACACGGATGAAGCGTTTCACAGTCGAGAGGCGATGCTGTATAAATTCCAGTTTTACAAGAGATATGCGGATCTTGTGCTGGCATTCCACCATGCCAAAGTGTCAACCACGCTGCTGGATGTCATTACCGACTGCGAGATCGACGCCTGCGGCGATATGTCCATCCATGCCATATCGCGCTACGGCCTCTATTACTTTTCCGGCGCGTTTTACAACATGATGCTCTGCTGGCTGCAGGGCGGCGCCAGGGAGACATCCGAGGCCATGGCGGATGCGTTTTTGGCGTTTGCCTCTTCCCCCCAAAGCAGGCACGCATTGCGCGATACACCTTGA